A stretch of Desulfomonilaceae bacterium DNA encodes these proteins:
- a CDS encoding MMPL family transporter yields MKWLLFLLRKIALTSLNHPYSALITSAIIAALGFASMPFIVTSTNLLAGVGKSNQVINLTKENNQYFGEQESLVLVLEFPEPPGRNRLQYIQDLGESIATVPGVERVRYRLIDPDNPKDVETLFKHFLLGMTANERKGIEAILSPEGVKDAFRRTRNHLILLENSHLEKQLLSDPLELSNFVAQSMEKQTGPIGVGDPYLLISSPDATLYLIQITPQFPSSDIVKSKTLVEHLNKFIPPKIAELNKTVNVVKDIKELKWELTGKTAFQYESDVIFDEETSRLLIISFGLVLFTFLAIYRSFISAIILMIPLAAGIGPNYGLLYLAYDEVNPVVMGATGVLLGLGAEYGVHLWGRFREEFDRHGSCRDAILTSYEQTGPPVILGALTGIVAFLCLCLSNQPALTQFGYFGATGLALTIVSTLFLLPAMVSILSSQKKDRYPKMMVSFGFLAGLYRRNPVIIVAVSIVLICVSAFYASRVTYEKDLFKVFLASDMTSMAVSQKISAKFHSNFSQSTQLSFDVKDFQEGLTVQRELDRILESIMAKSSEIASFDSISRFMAPEKVQRKNIEILSGIVKSWPNLRKIFERELQNSDYSTFAKNKLEESFDSTGKMMSDLVESDHNDQDVNDPTEKAMFVAKIKDKYRFLTDVRYSDAITNPEDLRKVDHEILEAVKGLPVVVHISGTRQTMEAILSSLVDELVRLGMYAFVSLILIFLAVFPNPLGVGLCLIPMIGSFAMTLGAAGFVGAGLPFSVVCVAPLVFGFSIHNGIHVVMGSLHEQNSDIQKTMIRVTPRAVLTSLTIMAGFVAMVTSRHYSMEFLGWSMIVGMLSAVPLTLVTLPALLLLVQRKRMPENQIENVG; encoded by the coding sequence ATGAAATGGCTCCTGTTTCTGCTGCGCAAAATAGCGCTGACATCTCTGAATCATCCATATTCGGCGCTAATCACCAGCGCAATAATAGCTGCTCTTGGTTTTGCCAGCATGCCCTTTATTGTGACGAGCACAAACCTCCTGGCAGGCGTAGGCAAAAGTAACCAGGTCATAAATCTTACAAAAGAAAACAATCAATATTTTGGCGAACAAGAATCCCTGGTGCTGGTGCTCGAATTCCCGGAGCCCCCAGGAAGGAACCGACTGCAATATATTCAGGATCTAGGCGAAAGCATAGCAACTGTGCCGGGGGTTGAGCGAGTTAGATACAGGTTGATTGATCCAGACAACCCAAAAGACGTTGAAACGCTCTTCAAGCATTTTTTGCTCGGCATGACAGCAAATGAGAGAAAAGGAATAGAGGCGATACTCAGCCCTGAAGGAGTCAAGGACGCATTCAGAAGGACTCGAAATCATCTAATTTTGCTTGAGAATTCTCATTTGGAGAAACAGTTGCTGAGCGATCCCCTCGAACTTTCCAATTTCGTGGCGCAGTCCATGGAAAAACAAACCGGGCCTATTGGGGTAGGTGATCCTTATCTCCTTATATCCAGCCCTGACGCGACATTATATCTTATTCAGATCACTCCGCAATTTCCAAGCTCAGACATAGTAAAGTCCAAAACGCTGGTCGAACACCTGAACAAATTCATTCCTCCGAAAATTGCTGAACTAAACAAAACCGTAAACGTTGTCAAGGACATCAAAGAACTCAAGTGGGAGTTAACAGGTAAGACGGCCTTTCAGTACGAGTCGGATGTAATCTTTGACGAAGAGACATCAAGGCTTCTTATCATAAGCTTCGGGCTGGTTTTGTTTACATTCCTGGCAATATACAGAAGCTTCATTTCAGCCATCATACTCATGATCCCATTGGCTGCCGGCATAGGCCCGAACTACGGTTTACTCTATCTCGCTTACGATGAGGTCAATCCGGTGGTCATGGGGGCTACAGGAGTTCTGCTCGGACTTGGGGCAGAGTATGGTGTTCATCTTTGGGGTCGCTTCCGCGAAGAGTTCGATCGCCATGGTTCTTGTAGGGACGCAATCCTCACATCTTATGAACAAACGGGACCACCAGTGATCTTAGGCGCTCTCACTGGCATAGTAGCCTTTCTATGCCTATGCCTGTCGAATCAGCCCGCGCTGACTCAATTCGGTTATTTCGGGGCGACAGGTCTTGCCTTGACCATAGTGTCAACACTGTTTCTTCTTCCGGCTATGGTCTCGATTTTATCAAGCCAAAAAAAGGACCGTTACCCGAAGATGATGGTGTCATTCGGATTCCTTGCCGGTCTCTACCGACGTAATCCTGTGATAATTGTAGCGGTATCGATCGTTCTCATTTGCGTGAGCGCCTTTTACGCTTCCAGAGTCACCTACGAGAAGGATCTTTTCAAGGTTTTCCTTGCAAGCGATATGACATCTATGGCCGTATCCCAGAAAATTTCCGCGAAATTTCATTCAAACTTCTCTCAATCAACTCAATTGAGCTTTGATGTTAAAGATTTTCAGGAAGGATTGACTGTTCAGAGAGAGCTTGATCGCATACTCGAATCAATCATGGCCAAATCTTCGGAAATAGCTTCTTTTGATTCTATTTCGCGTTTCATGGCTCCTGAAAAAGTTCAGCGGAAAAACATCGAGATCCTTTCGGGAATAGTTAAATCATGGCCAAATTTGAGAAAGATTTTCGAGCGCGAGCTTCAAAACTCTGACTATTCGACGTTTGCCAAGAACAAACTTGAAGAATCATTCGATTCCACCGGGAAGATGATGTCTGATCTTGTTGAGAGCGATCATAATGACCAGGATGTCAACGATCCCACAGAAAAGGCCATGTTCGTAGCCAAGATAAAGGATAAGTATAGATTCCTTACCGACGTCCGGTATTCAGACGCCATTACCAATCCTGAGGATCTGAGAAAAGTCGATCACGAGATTCTGGAGGCGGTTAAAGGGTTGCCGGTTGTCGTCCATATATCGGGAACACGTCAGACCATGGAGGCCATTTTGTCGAGCCTGGTCGATGAACTCGTGCGTTTGGGAATGTATGCGTTTGTTTCATTAATTCTGATATTTCTGGCCGTATTCCCGAATCCTCTGGGAGTTGGCTTGTGTTTGATCCCGATGATCGGTTCCTTTGCCATGACTCTAGGAGCTGCCGGGTTTGTCGGAGCCGGTCTACCGTTTTCGGTGGTCTGTGTTGCGCCTCTCGTTTTTGGGTTTAGTATCCACAATGGCATCCATGTCGTAATGGGCAGCCTTCACGAGCAAAACAGTGACATTCAGAAAACCATGATCAGAGTGACTCCTAGAGCTGTTCTAACTTCTTTGACCATAATGGCCGGTTTTGTGGCCATGGTAACATCGAGGCATTATTCCATGGAGTTCCTCGGGTGGTCCATGATTGTTGGGATGCTTTCAGCCGTGCCTCTGACTTTGGTTACGCTGCCTGCGCTGTTGCTTTTGGTCCAGAGAAAAAGAATGCCGGAAAACCAAATTGAAAACGTCGGCTGA
- a CDS encoding metal-dependent hydrolase — MIIGHLAIAGIAKQTWFEKENILFLSLAAFGPDLIDKPANMLLGLPERGVSHTLIFFFAMIAIAFLLRTWLKLSSRTLIAGIAMWGTHLVGDFLQLQVLFWPFGGHWEPSSKFHVVEKLLQFYVDRLYFAQFWMEVACVTTLLALLLSRLFLRTFPRQEILPGSELPPSDGD, encoded by the coding sequence ATGATAATTGGCCATCTTGCAATTGCGGGTATAGCGAAACAGACCTGGTTTGAAAAGGAGAATATACTCTTTTTATCTTTGGCCGCTTTCGGACCGGACCTCATAGATAAACCCGCAAACATGCTATTAGGATTACCGGAACGTGGTGTCAGCCATACCCTGATATTTTTTTTCGCCATGATTGCGATAGCGTTTCTCCTGAGAACCTGGCTGAAGCTTAGCTCCCGGACGCTAATCGCAGGAATAGCGATGTGGGGAACCCATCTAGTAGGAGATTTTTTGCAACTCCAAGTCCTATTTTGGCCCTTTGGGGGACACTGGGAGCCCAGTTCCAAATTTCATGTAGTTGAGAAACTGCTGCAATTCTACGTCGACAGATTGTATTTTGCGCAGTTCTGGATGGAAGTGGCATGCGTCACGACATTGTTGGCTCTCTTGCTTTCAAGATTATTTCTCCGAACATTCCCCCGACAAGAAATTCTTCCAGGATCGGAACTCCCACCTTCGGATGGTGACTGA
- a CDS encoding HAMP domain-containing sensor histidine kinase: MKPDGPEMGIVFSCDLDGTIQEVIQDGLGLSDRMHPGKPLSTIVDRGSLIKSLNFIVEIKSHGAVFGWQLGMRIFDSVEILSFAGVLWNERLLIIGAKTTDGLEKLLNEMVQMGAEQINSLRSAMKDREQLVKNREQTDSTLYDELGRLNNELANLQREVTKKNVELEKLNEEKNRFLGIAAHDLRNPLNAIQIYSEFLLDEAADALNQEQMGFVSIIHSSSRFMLQLVNDLLDVAKIESGKLELELANTDLIGLIERNLVLNNAMASKKQIRHTFNHDAHIPNIQIDAAKIEQVLNNLITNALKFSSSGSVINVNLVRTDDEVILSVKDQGQGIPANDLDKLFKPFQRTSVKTTDGEESTGLGLAIVRKIVLGHKGRVWVKSEVGRGTTFYVALPLSPAK; the protein is encoded by the coding sequence ATGAAACCTGACGGACCTGAAATGGGAATTGTCTTCTCTTGCGATCTTGATGGAACCATCCAGGAAGTGATTCAGGATGGGCTTGGCCTTTCTGACAGAATGCACCCAGGAAAGCCTCTTTCTACTATTGTGGATAGGGGTAGCCTAATCAAGTCCCTGAACTTTATTGTAGAGATCAAGTCTCATGGCGCTGTCTTTGGTTGGCAACTTGGCATGCGTATTTTTGACAGTGTTGAGATTCTAAGCTTTGCTGGTGTTCTATGGAATGAAAGGCTATTGATCATCGGAGCCAAAACTACTGACGGGTTGGAAAAACTCCTTAATGAGATGGTTCAGATGGGAGCCGAACAAATCAATAGTCTTCGTTCAGCGATGAAAGATCGAGAGCAACTAGTAAAAAACCGAGAGCAGACAGATAGTACACTTTACGATGAATTGGGTCGACTCAATAACGAGCTTGCAAATTTGCAACGGGAAGTTACCAAAAAAAATGTTGAATTGGAAAAACTCAATGAAGAAAAGAACCGTTTTCTCGGAATAGCGGCCCATGATTTACGAAACCCTCTTAACGCAATACAGATTTATAGCGAGTTCTTGCTGGATGAAGCCGCTGATGCCCTTAATCAGGAACAAATGGGGTTTGTTTCAATAATACATTCCTCAAGCCGGTTTATGCTCCAGCTTGTTAATGATCTTCTTGACGTGGCCAAGATTGAGTCAGGGAAATTGGAGTTGGAACTCGCGAACACTGATTTGATAGGCTTGATTGAGCGCAACCTTGTTCTAAACAACGCGATGGCCTCTAAGAAACAAATTAGGCATACCTTTAATCATGATGCTCATATTCCCAATATTCAGATCGACGCGGCAAAGATCGAACAGGTTCTGAACAACCTCATAACTAACGCCCTGAAGTTCTCTAGTTCTGGAAGTGTCATAAACGTGAACCTTGTCCGAACTGATGATGAAGTCATCTTGTCAGTCAAAGATCAAGGTCAGGGAATACCCGCGAACGATCTTGACAAACTGTTCAAACCATTTCAAAGGACAAGTGTAAAGACAACTGATGGTGAAGAAAGCACCGGCCTGGGTCTCGCAATCGTACGCAAGATCGTGTTGGGCCACAAGGGGCGAGTCTGGGTTAAGAGCGAAGTCGGCCGAGGAACCACGTTCTATGTCGCTCTTCCCTTAAGCCCCGCAAAATGA
- a CDS encoding molybdopterin-dependent oxidoreductase gives MKQIVRSSCRGCHGVCQVLVHTEDGCVTKVTGDPESPTSRGYICPKGKAAPELLYHPDRITTPLRRTGERGQNRWTPISWEEALGEMAEKFGRIRQENGPEFLAVAQGTGRPYTEFTIRFANAFGTPNFIGPGHVCYIPRVMASGMTLGRLPVADIYGFGGDKPACILIWGCNITHSGAADGMCGGMLERAIKKAQKVIVIDPRRIGPVEKADYWLRIRPGTDAALALAMIHVVIRENLFNHDFVENYTFGFDKLIEHVNTFTPEWASSITRIPAETIQSVARAYATTAPACIQWGNGVDMNSCNFQTARALLILSAITGNVDRPGGDALWVPPERIKPKSVFINPDQAGKHFMPPESRKRMLTGGMFPLWAETPHAPSFWRSQVSGDPYRVKAMWIVGSNPLLTQTQSLQIEAALKDHMEFTVVSDFFLTPTAQLADLVLPAATWLEQDDVVSLHKIWCVIARRKVAQVGESRDDRHVILDIARRLGLQEAFPWTSWSNYIDWLLEDSGMNFDEFCQRSIVVGKMRYHKYRTDGFQTPTGKFEIYSTIVEHIGASPLPVYREPAYSPVSRPDLALDYPLILVSGSKNRYFFHSELHQIASLRKNSPDPIVEIHPKTADSLGISDGDWVWIESPYGSVQMRARLFDGIAPDVVYAQHAWWYPEDKPPEYGWKRSSVNLLFGNDGYDPETGSEPMKCYLCRIKKSE, from the coding sequence ATGAAACAGATCGTTCGTTCTTCCTGTCGTGGTTGTCACGGAGTGTGTCAGGTACTAGTCCACACTGAGGACGGTTGTGTGACAAAAGTGACCGGGGATCCGGAAAGCCCTACGAGTCGGGGCTACATCTGTCCAAAGGGAAAAGCGGCGCCGGAACTGCTTTATCACCCCGACAGAATCACCACCCCTCTGAGACGGACGGGCGAGCGTGGACAAAATCGCTGGACGCCAATTTCCTGGGAAGAAGCTTTAGGTGAAATGGCCGAGAAATTCGGTCGGATAAGACAAGAAAACGGCCCGGAATTTTTGGCGGTAGCGCAGGGGACTGGACGACCCTACACGGAATTTACCATTCGATTCGCGAACGCTTTTGGAACACCCAATTTCATTGGCCCCGGGCATGTTTGTTACATCCCGAGGGTTATGGCAAGCGGTATGACTCTCGGGAGACTTCCGGTGGCTGACATTTATGGTTTCGGGGGAGACAAACCTGCTTGCATCCTGATTTGGGGCTGCAACATCACTCACTCGGGAGCCGCAGACGGAATGTGCGGGGGCATGCTGGAACGAGCTATAAAAAAAGCTCAAAAAGTAATCGTCATAGACCCACGTCGGATAGGACCTGTCGAAAAAGCTGACTATTGGCTCAGAATAAGACCGGGTACTGACGCAGCGCTGGCGCTCGCAATGATTCACGTTGTCATCAGAGAAAATTTGTTCAATCACGATTTCGTGGAAAATTACACCTTTGGATTCGACAAACTGATTGAACATGTCAATACTTTCACCCCTGAATGGGCTTCATCCATTACACGAATCCCGGCGGAAACCATTCAATCGGTCGCACGCGCATACGCCACGACTGCTCCGGCTTGCATTCAGTGGGGTAACGGAGTGGATATGAACTCGTGCAATTTTCAAACAGCGCGAGCCTTGCTAATTTTGAGCGCGATTACCGGTAACGTAGATAGACCTGGAGGGGATGCGCTTTGGGTTCCTCCGGAACGAATAAAGCCAAAATCTGTTTTCATCAACCCCGATCAGGCGGGTAAACACTTCATGCCGCCCGAATCAAGAAAACGGATGCTGACAGGTGGCATGTTTCCGCTCTGGGCTGAAACGCCGCATGCTCCATCATTCTGGCGATCTCAAGTGAGTGGCGACCCTTACCGTGTTAAAGCCATGTGGATTGTAGGGTCAAATCCTTTGCTTACCCAAACCCAATCACTCCAAATAGAAGCGGCCCTAAAAGACCACATGGAATTTACCGTGGTTTCGGATTTCTTTCTTACACCTACCGCTCAGCTTGCTGATCTGGTCCTGCCAGCGGCTACATGGCTTGAACAGGACGACGTTGTAAGCCTTCACAAAATCTGGTGTGTAATCGCTCGCAGGAAAGTAGCGCAGGTTGGAGAATCTCGGGACGATCGACATGTCATCCTGGACATTGCGCGCCGTTTAGGGCTACAGGAAGCGTTTCCGTGGACAAGCTGGTCAAATTATATTGATTGGTTGCTTGAAGATAGCGGTATGAATTTCGACGAGTTCTGTCAAAGATCAATCGTAGTTGGGAAAATGCGGTATCACAAGTACAGAACCGATGGATTTCAAACCCCTACCGGGAAATTCGAAATCTATAGCACTATTGTTGAGCATATTGGCGCATCTCCCCTACCCGTGTATCGAGAACCAGCGTATTCCCCTGTATCGCGACCCGATCTTGCCCTGGATTATCCGTTGATTCTTGTCTCCGGATCCAAGAACCGTTATTTCTTCCATTCCGAACTCCATCAAATTGCTTCGCTCCGCAAGAACAGCCCCGACCCGATCGTTGAAATTCATCCGAAAACCGCTGACTCTTTGGGGATTTCAGATGGGGATTGGGTGTGGATAGAGTCTCCATACGGTTCAGTTCAAATGAGGGCCAGGCTCTTTGACGGCATTGCCCCTGACGTGGTTTACGCCCAGCATGCTTGGTGGTACCCTGAAGACAAGCCCCCGGAATATGGCTGGAAACGTTCGAGTGTGAATCTTTTGTTTGGAAATGACGGCTACGACCCTGAAACAGGAAGCGAACCGATGAAGTGTTACCTCTGCAGAATAAAAAAATCTGAATAA
- a CDS encoding nitrate reductase subunit alpha produces the protein MSKKRLLSSLRWLRSLADVGPRRHQELSQGWAEVVCGRRGWEDLYRRRWQYDKKVRSTHGVNCTGSCSWDVFVKDGIIVWELQNTDYPGCGPDFPDHEPRGCPRGSSFSWYTYSPVRVKHPYIRSTLLEIWKEAREYESDPVKAWAAIVEDPFKKKKYQQSRGKGGFVRVSTSEAIELIAASLVYTVKKFGPDRIFGFSPIPAMSMVGYASGSRFLSLIGASMASFYDWYCDLPPSSPQVWGEQTDVPESADWFESTYMIVWGTNLPMTRTPDAHFFSEARYRGAKVVAVSPDYTEYVKFSDTWLPAKAGTDSAMAMAMTFVVIKEFYLDHPSDYFTTYAKSFTDLPFAVRLKPDLDEYVSDRFLRASDLGLPTKKPEWKTVYFDTNSRSFVAPNGTMGSRWDEEGRWNLKLEDSITGSEVNPALSFADDNDRWVSVKFPFFGLEGSKIRTGTAPVKRIFVQGEEILVTTVFDLMVANLGIEREPLVDNTRAYDDPNPYTPAWQEGITGVPANDVIAVAREFAENAEKTHGKSMILLGSGTNHWFHSDMTYRTILNLTSLCGCQGVNGGGWAHYTGQEKVRPLVGWSTIAFGLDWIRPPRQINGTSFFYFATGQWRYDTLDARSLASPLAPSDLPEHPADYNVISTRMGWLPSYPQFDQNPLDLCIQATSEGCVTDEEIISNIVGKLKDGRLSFAAEDPDNPVNFPRLLFIWRSNLLGSSGKGHEYFLKNLLGTHSSILGHESKLRPREIKWRDQAPEGKLDLLVSLDFRMSTSDLYSDVVLPAASWYEIHDLSTTDLHPFIHPFNPAIDPPWDTKSDWDHFSAIAAKFSELSGSHLGVRKDIVATPLLHDSPGEIAQSRVLDWKKGEAEPIPGKTMPNLQILTRDFPNAHKMMNALGPMLVDGTIGAKGVTWNPSQEYTRLRSILGTVKDPGLTFGMPELKYSKQVAEAILTLSPETNGSVAVKSWTELEKRTGLKLAHLSAGREEEKLTFSDLTVQPRKIMTSPTWSGVESENRRYSAFVINYEERVPFRTLTGRAHFYLDHEWMLAFGEGLPIFRPPLNMDALGSVRLDQRASKTIVLNYISPHSKWSIHSTYAETLIMLTLFRGGATIWMNNEDATSVDIKDNDWVECFNVNGLTVARAVVSHRIPVGKAFMYHAQERLIVPDSEISGQTSGGHNSVTRIVMKPTLMIGAYAQLSYSFNYYCPTGSERDVIVAVRKAEGVKWHED, from the coding sequence ATGTCCAAAAAGCGGCTGCTGTCATCATTGAGATGGCTACGCTCTCTTGCCGATGTCGGCCCTCGCCGCCACCAGGAATTATCACAAGGATGGGCTGAAGTCGTTTGTGGACGTCGGGGATGGGAAGATCTGTATCGCCGTCGATGGCAATATGACAAAAAAGTCAGATCGACACACGGAGTCAACTGTACAGGATCTTGTTCGTGGGATGTTTTCGTAAAGGACGGCATAATAGTTTGGGAACTTCAGAACACTGATTATCCAGGATGCGGTCCCGATTTTCCCGATCATGAGCCTAGAGGTTGCCCTCGTGGAAGCTCATTTTCATGGTATACATATAGTCCGGTACGAGTCAAACACCCATACATACGCTCCACTCTCCTCGAAATATGGAAAGAAGCCAGGGAATATGAATCAGATCCTGTAAAAGCATGGGCAGCAATAGTAGAAGACCCATTCAAGAAAAAGAAATACCAGCAGTCAAGGGGTAAAGGGGGATTTGTAAGGGTTTCCACCAGTGAAGCCATAGAACTCATAGCCGCTTCTTTGGTCTATACCGTCAAGAAATTCGGTCCTGACCGGATTTTTGGTTTTTCGCCGATACCCGCTATGTCTATGGTTGGCTACGCCTCAGGTTCCAGATTCCTTTCGCTCATTGGAGCTTCTATGGCAAGCTTTTACGATTGGTACTGCGACCTGCCTCCGTCCTCTCCACAGGTATGGGGTGAACAGACGGATGTTCCAGAAAGCGCCGACTGGTTCGAGTCGACTTACATGATCGTGTGGGGAACCAATCTACCAATGACTCGTACACCCGACGCCCATTTCTTCTCTGAGGCCCGTTACCGAGGAGCAAAAGTGGTCGCAGTTTCACCAGACTACACTGAATATGTCAAATTCTCGGACACCTGGCTTCCTGCGAAGGCCGGCACGGATTCTGCCATGGCCATGGCGATGACATTTGTAGTGATCAAGGAATTCTATCTTGATCACCCGTCGGATTATTTCACGACCTATGCAAAGAGTTTTACCGATCTGCCGTTCGCCGTTCGTCTAAAACCGGATCTTGATGAATACGTTTCAGACCGTTTTCTTAGGGCGTCCGACCTTGGTTTGCCAACAAAAAAACCAGAATGGAAAACTGTTTATTTTGATACAAATTCCAGATCATTTGTTGCGCCAAATGGAACCATGGGCAGTCGGTGGGACGAAGAAGGCAGATGGAATCTGAAGCTGGAGGATTCGATTACGGGATCTGAAGTGAACCCGGCCCTCAGTTTTGCTGATGATAATGATCGATGGGTTTCCGTAAAATTTCCTTTCTTTGGCCTTGAAGGGTCAAAGATCAGGACAGGAACCGCGCCGGTCAAGAGAATTTTCGTACAGGGAGAAGAGATCCTTGTCACTACCGTCTTTGATTTAATGGTAGCTAACCTCGGAATTGAGCGTGAGCCTCTTGTTGACAACACTCGGGCTTACGATGATCCGAACCCCTATACACCGGCATGGCAGGAGGGGATAACAGGAGTGCCGGCTAACGATGTAATTGCAGTAGCCAGGGAATTCGCCGAGAATGCTGAGAAAACCCATGGAAAATCCATGATATTGTTGGGGTCTGGAACGAATCACTGGTTTCACTCTGACATGACCTATAGAACGATCCTCAACTTGACATCCCTTTGCGGTTGCCAGGGAGTGAACGGAGGTGGTTGGGCCCATTATACCGGTCAGGAAAAAGTTCGACCGCTCGTGGGCTGGTCAACGATCGCGTTTGGACTGGATTGGATTAGGCCACCACGTCAAATCAACGGGACGTCTTTCTTCTATTTTGCTACCGGACAGTGGCGGTATGATACTCTCGACGCAAGAAGCCTCGCTTCTCCTCTTGCTCCTTCCGATCTTCCGGAACATCCTGCGGACTACAATGTAATTTCCACTCGTATGGGCTGGTTGCCGAGCTATCCACAGTTCGATCAAAACCCTCTGGATCTTTGCATACAAGCGACCTCTGAGGGATGCGTAACAGATGAGGAAATTATCTCCAACATTGTTGGCAAGCTTAAGGACGGCCGATTGAGTTTTGCGGCCGAAGACCCTGACAACCCTGTAAATTTCCCACGTTTGCTGTTTATCTGGCGTTCCAATCTCCTGGGGTCAAGCGGAAAAGGACACGAATATTTCCTGAAAAACTTGTTGGGAACACATAGCTCCATATTGGGGCATGAAAGCAAATTGAGACCGAGAGAGATAAAATGGAGAGACCAGGCGCCGGAAGGTAAACTAGATCTTCTGGTGTCCTTGGACTTTCGTATGTCTACAAGCGATCTATATTCTGATGTGGTTTTACCGGCAGCGAGTTGGTATGAGATCCACGATCTCAGCACAACTGATCTCCACCCTTTTATTCACCCATTTAATCCTGCCATTGATCCACCGTGGGACACGAAAAGCGATTGGGACCATTTCTCTGCAATTGCTGCCAAGTTTTCGGAGCTATCCGGATCTCATCTCGGAGTCCGCAAGGATATTGTAGCAACCCCTCTACTCCATGATTCCCCAGGAGAAATCGCTCAGTCGCGTGTCCTGGATTGGAAAAAGGGAGAAGCGGAGCCCATACCAGGCAAGACGATGCCTAATCTGCAGATACTGACCCGTGATTTCCCAAACGCTCACAAAATGATGAACGCCCTCGGACCCATGCTCGTGGACGGAACCATTGGCGCAAAGGGCGTAACATGGAACCCCTCCCAGGAATACACGCGTCTGAGAAGCATCCTCGGGACGGTCAAAGATCCTGGATTAACATTCGGCATGCCGGAACTAAAATACAGCAAACAGGTGGCAGAGGCAATTCTCACTCTTTCGCCCGAGACGAATGGAAGTGTCGCTGTCAAGTCATGGACGGAGTTGGAGAAAAGAACAGGCTTAAAACTGGCTCATTTGAGCGCAGGCAGAGAAGAGGAAAAACTCACATTCTCCGACCTGACCGTTCAGCCCAGAAAAATAATGACCTCACCCACGTGGAGTGGTGTAGAGTCTGAAAATCGGAGATATTCCGCTTTTGTTATCAACTATGAGGAACGGGTTCCTTTTCGTACGCTCACGGGCCGAGCGCACTTTTATCTGGATCACGAATGGATGTTGGCATTTGGAGAGGGATTGCCGATTTTCCGTCCACCTCTCAACATGGATGCGCTGGGTTCTGTTCGTCTGGACCAGCGGGCCTCGAAAACGATAGTCTTGAATTATATTTCTCCTCATTCCAAGTGGTCCATTCATAGCACGTATGCGGAAACTCTGATTATGCTCACCCTGTTTCGCGGAGGCGCCACTATCTGGATGAACAACGAGGACGCCACTTCCGTCGACATCAAAGACAATGACTGGGTAGAGTGTTTCAATGTGAACGGCTTGACCGTGGCCAGAGCTGTGGTAAGTCACAGAATCCCAGTTGGAAAGGCTTTCATGTATCATGCTCAAGAAAGACTTATCGTCCCGGACTCGGAAATCTCAGGACAGACGTCGGGTGGCCACAACAGTGTGACTCGGATTGTTATGAAGCCGACTTTGATGATCGGCGCATACGCTCAGCTTAGCTATTCTTTCAACTATTATTGTCCCACAGGATCAGAGAGGGATGTGATCGTCGCAGTCCGAAAAGCCGAGGGGGTGAAGTGGCATGAAGATTAA